Part of the Nocardia farcinica genome, AGTTCCTGCCCGCGATGGTGCGCGGCACCGGGCAGGCCCGGGTGCTCACCATCGCGTCCTCGGCGGGTCTGGTGTCGAATCCGCGCATGAGCGTCTACGCGGCCTCGAAGTGGGCGGCGCTGGGCTGGTCGGACTCGGTGCGCCTGGAACTCGAGCAGGCGGGCCACGACCACGTGAAGGTCACCACGGTCTGCCCGACCTACATCGACACCGGGATGTTCGACGGCGCCAAGGGATTCTGGTTCACCCCGATCCTCAAGCAGGACGCGGTGGTCGACACCTCCTGGCAGGAGATGAAGAAGGGCACGCCGCTGGTGGTGCTGCCGTGGACCTCGCGCCTGAACAAGGCGCTGTCCGGCCTGCTGCCGGTGAAGCTGCGCGACCTGTTCCTGGACACGGTCGGCGTCTATCACTCGATGGATCAGTTCACCGGGCGCAAGAAGTAACGCTCAGCGCGTCCCGGTGACGACGGTGGCGTAGCGCTC contains:
- a CDS encoding SDR family oxidoreductase, giving the protein MKLETVAGKKVLVTGAAMGLGKLFAERAVREGAAAVVLWDINEPALKETAEGMTGRGTQIHTQVVDVSDREAIVAAAATTRETVGDIDVLVNNAGIVRGNTYFWETENVADIEKTMAINSLAPMYVTLEFLPAMVRGTGQARVLTIASSAGLVSNPRMSVYAASKWAALGWSDSVRLELEQAGHDHVKVTTVCPTYIDTGMFDGAKGFWFTPILKQDAVVDTSWQEMKKGTPLVVLPWTSRLNKALSGLLPVKLRDLFLDTVGVYHSMDQFTGRKK